From one Prochlorococcus marinus XMU1404 genomic stretch:
- the hisH gene encoding imidazole glycerol phosphate synthase subunit HisH: MHKIGLIDYGMGNIHSVTKSLESLGEEILLIKNFTEANVCKAIILPGVGSFDPAMINLINTDLITDLKNWIKSGKSFLGICLGLQLLFESSDEGKVQGLGVLNGKIHKIPTLVNQRIPHMGWCQLLPTKTNTLLGLEELNNWVYFVHSYHAIPDDYNIIAAQVNYGPEKLTAIIEYENLLACQFHPEKSGKTGEKLLRRWLSNIQ; encoded by the coding sequence TTGCATAAAATTGGACTTATAGACTATGGGATGGGAAACATTCATTCCGTCACCAAATCTCTTGAAAGTCTTGGAGAAGAAATACTTTTAATTAAAAACTTTACTGAAGCAAATGTTTGTAAGGCCATAATACTCCCTGGAGTTGGATCATTTGATCCTGCGATGATAAATCTTATAAATACGGACTTGATAACTGATTTGAAAAATTGGATTAAAAGTGGGAAGTCTTTTTTAGGTATTTGTCTAGGCCTTCAACTCCTTTTTGAATCTAGTGATGAGGGAAAAGTTCAAGGATTAGGCGTTTTAAATGGGAAAATACATAAAATACCAACTTTAGTTAACCAAAGAATTCCCCATATGGGTTGGTGCCAACTTTTACCTACAAAGACAAATACTCTATTAGGTTTAGAAGAATTAAATAATTGGGTGTATTTTGTACATTCTTATCATGCAATCCCAGATGACTACAATATTATTGCAGCACAGGTCAATTATGGTCCTGAAAAATTAACAGCGATAATTGAGTATGAAAATTTATTGGCATGTCAATTTCATCCAGAAAAATCTGGTAAAACAGGAGAAAAACTTTTGAGAAGATGGCTTAGCAATATTCAATAA
- a CDS encoding glycoside hydrolase family 57 protein, with amino-acid sequence MNGQYPKKNVLGQLAIVLHAHLPYVRKNEKNSLEEDWLFQAILECYIPLLQSIESSKNENPDNTKLTISLSPTLLSLLNNKQIQETFPSWIETRNDFLNELPLEEKNASAFLMKNLNEKYLYWQNCSGNLIEKFRVLNNSGNLDIITCAATHGYLPILRENPETIKGQINTAIRSHENIFGTKPLGIWLPECAYYENLDEILFNSGIRYTILDGHGILNSRPRPRYGVYAPICSKKGVAFFGRDSESTLPVWSAKDGFPGNKVYREFHKDLGWELPVSKLQKKGISTQRPLGLKFHKITDESAPLGKKKFYLENEAKNKSAEHADTYLLARSKQLEKLTLSSSFKPLLVAPFDAELFGHWWYEGPFFIENILKKSSKYSIKLTNLKEFLMQKPNIQICDPSPSSWGQGGYHNYWINDANAWIVPEITKAGSTFVQLCSKNFNNDLSSRLLKQAARELLLSESSDWSFILRAGTTTELAKERIERHLFRFWKLVEMIKNHSIINLKLLEDIEKEDNVFPDINIDDWQK; translated from the coding sequence ATGAATGGGCAATACCCCAAAAAAAATGTTTTAGGTCAGTTAGCGATAGTTTTACATGCTCATCTCCCTTATGTCAGAAAAAATGAAAAAAACTCCTTAGAAGAGGATTGGTTATTTCAGGCGATTTTGGAATGTTATATACCACTACTTCAATCAATAGAATCTTCCAAAAATGAAAATCCTGACAATACAAAACTTACTATTAGTTTGTCTCCAACGTTACTATCACTTCTAAATAATAAACAAATTCAAGAAACTTTCCCAAGCTGGATTGAAACAAGGAATGATTTCTTAAACGAATTGCCACTAGAAGAAAAAAATGCCTCTGCATTTTTAATGAAGAATCTTAATGAAAAATACTTATATTGGCAAAATTGTTCTGGAAATTTAATTGAGAAGTTTAGGGTTTTAAATAACTCTGGAAATTTGGATATTATTACTTGTGCGGCTACTCACGGATATTTGCCAATTCTAAGGGAGAATCCTGAAACTATTAAAGGACAAATTAATACAGCTATTAGAAGCCATGAAAATATTTTTGGAACAAAGCCTTTAGGTATTTGGTTACCTGAATGCGCATATTATGAAAATTTAGATGAAATACTATTTAATTCTGGAATTAGATATACAATCTTAGATGGTCATGGGATTCTTAATTCCAGACCAAGGCCTAGGTATGGTGTATATGCACCAATATGCTCAAAAAAAGGAGTTGCATTTTTTGGAAGAGATAGTGAGTCAACCTTACCCGTTTGGTCAGCTAAGGATGGATTCCCGGGCAATAAAGTCTATAGGGAATTTCACAAAGATTTGGGGTGGGAATTACCTGTCTCTAAGCTCCAAAAGAAAGGCATTTCAACACAAAGACCCTTGGGTTTAAAGTTTCATAAGATTACAGATGAAAGCGCACCATTAGGGAAAAAGAAGTTTTATTTAGAAAATGAAGCCAAAAATAAGTCTGCAGAACATGCTGATACTTATCTTTTAGCGAGATCCAAACAATTAGAAAAATTAACTTTATCCTCTTCCTTTAAGCCTTTATTGGTAGCTCCATTTGATGCAGAGTTATTTGGTCATTGGTGGTATGAGGGACCTTTTTTTATTGAAAATATTTTAAAGAAATCAAGTAAATATTCAATTAAACTTACAAATTTAAAAGAATTCTTAATGCAGAAGCCAAATATTCAGATTTGTGACCCTTCGCCGTCAAGCTGGGGACAAGGTGGTTACCATAATTATTGGATTAACGATGCAAATGCATGGATCGTTCCAGAAATCACAAAAGCAGGCTCAACATTTGTTCAATTATGCTCGAAAAATTTTAATAATGATTTATCTTCAAGACTCTTAAAGCAAGCTGCAAGAGAACTACTTCTTTCTGAATCCTCAGATTGGAGTTTTATTCTAAGAGCTGGGACCACAACTGAACTTGCAAAAGAGAGGATAGAGAGACACTTATTCAGGTTCTGGAAATTGGTTGAAATGATTAAAAATCATTCCATTATTAATTTAAAACTTCTTGAAGATATTGAGAAAGAAGATAATGTTTTCCCAGATATTAATATTGATGATTGGCAAAAATAA
- a CDS encoding GuaB3 family IMP dehydrogenase-related protein: MNIELGLNKKVRRAYGIDEIALVPGRKTLDYDLTDPSWEIGEIKREIPIVASAMDSVVDVNTAVELTKLGALGVINMEGIQTRYENSDEILNQIASVGKNDFVPLMQKLYSEPVKKELIIKRINEVKERGGIAAFSGTPQAAIKFKETLNNSKIDLFFLQGTVVSTEHHGKEGKETLNIQELCQSLKVPVVAGNCVTYEVAKLLMKSGVSGLMVGIGPGAACTSRGVLGIGIPQATAIADCSSARDDYFKESGRYIPIVGDGGIVTGGDICKCLACGADAVMIGSPIAKSSNAPGKGFHWGMATPSPILPRGTRIEVGSTGSLERIIKGPALLDDGTHNLLGAIRTSMSTLGAKNIKEMQKVEIVIAPSLLTEGKVYQKAQQLGMGK; encoded by the coding sequence GTGAATATTGAACTTGGTTTAAACAAAAAAGTCAGAAGGGCTTATGGCATTGACGAAATAGCTTTAGTCCCTGGTAGAAAAACACTTGATTATGATTTGACTGACCCTTCCTGGGAAATAGGTGAGATAAAGAGAGAAATCCCAATTGTGGCAAGTGCTATGGATAGCGTAGTAGATGTTAATACGGCCGTAGAACTCACTAAATTAGGTGCCCTAGGTGTTATTAATATGGAGGGTATACAAACTAGATATGAAAATTCAGATGAAATACTAAATCAAATAGCATCAGTAGGGAAAAATGATTTTGTCCCTTTAATGCAAAAGCTATATAGTGAACCCGTTAAGAAAGAATTAATTATTAAGAGAATAAACGAAGTTAAAGAAAGAGGAGGTATTGCTGCCTTTAGTGGTACTCCTCAAGCAGCAATTAAATTTAAAGAAACACTAAACAATTCGAAAATAGATTTATTTTTCCTTCAAGGGACAGTCGTTTCAACTGAGCATCATGGTAAAGAAGGTAAAGAGACCCTCAATATTCAAGAACTTTGTCAATCTTTGAAAGTCCCAGTTGTAGCTGGTAATTGTGTTACTTATGAGGTTGCCAAACTTCTTATGAAATCTGGTGTTTCAGGATTAATGGTTGGAATAGGCCCTGGAGCGGCATGTACTTCAAGAGGTGTTTTAGGAATTGGGATTCCTCAAGCAACTGCAATTGCTGATTGTAGTTCTGCAAGAGATGATTATTTTAAGGAAAGTGGTCGTTATATTCCTATTGTTGGAGATGGAGGAATTGTGACTGGAGGAGATATTTGTAAATGTTTAGCATGTGGCGCAGATGCTGTAATGATTGGCTCACCAATAGCTAAATCCTCAAATGCTCCTGGTAAAGGATTTCACTGGGGCATGGCCACTCCAAGTCCTATATTGCCAAGGGGTACAAGAATTGAAGTTGGGTCTACAGGATCATTAGAAAGGATAATTAAAGGACCTGCCTTGCTTGATGATGGGACTCATAATTTATTAGGGGCTATTAGAACATCAATGAGCACTCTTGGGGCTAAAAATATCAAAGAAATGCAAAAGGTTGAAATAGTTATTGCACCATCTCTTCTTACTGAGGGTAAGGTTTATCAAAAAGCTCAACAGTTAGGAATGGGTAAGTAG
- the rsmD gene encoding 16S rRNA (guanine(966)-N(2))-methyltransferase RsmD, producing MKTNLRLIGGKKLQSPKNIYTRPTTLRVREAIFNILNDRVENSNWLDLFSGTGAISCEAYNHGARKIIAIEKNKNNSKICLKNLLSLQDADNRKNDIDVICKDVLNWTKPNYDRNLSSRIMDLNKLKFDFIYLDPPYDVDFYELVLNQIFNCNFLKKDSLVICEHSPNLNIEKSALWEIIDVRDYGQSRLTFLINV from the coding sequence ATGAAGACAAACTTAAGATTAATAGGTGGTAAAAAACTACAAAGTCCAAAGAATATTTATACAAGACCAACAACTTTGAGGGTTCGAGAGGCAATATTTAATATTTTGAATGATAGAGTTGAGAATAGTAATTGGTTAGATTTATTTAGTGGAACAGGAGCTATTTCTTGTGAAGCATATAACCATGGAGCAAGAAAAATTATTGCAATAGAAAAAAACAAAAATAACTCAAAAATTTGTTTAAAAAATCTACTTTCTTTGCAAGATGCAGATAATAGAAAAAATGATATTGATGTTATTTGTAAAGACGTTTTGAATTGGACAAAACCAAATTACGATAGGAACTTGTCTTCTCGAATTATGGATTTGAACAAATTAAAATTTGATTTTATTTATTTAGATCCACCATATGACGTTGATTTCTATGAATTAGTTTTAAATCAAATATTTAACTGTAATTTTTTGAAAAAGGATTCATTAGTTATTTGTGAACATTCTCCAAACCTAAATATTGAAAAAAGTGCTTTATGGGAGATTATAGATGTTAGGGACTATGGTCAGTCTAGATTAACATTCTTAATCAATGTCTAA
- the trxA gene encoding thioredoxin: protein MSSAPAVTDSSFDKEVLQSDLPVLVDFWAPWCGPCRMVAPVVEEISKDFEGKIKVFKLNTDENPNVASQYGIRSIPTLMIFKGGQKVDTVVGAVPKATLSSTLTKHL from the coding sequence ATGTCATCAGCTCCAGCCGTAACTGATTCTTCATTTGACAAGGAAGTACTACAAAGTGATCTACCAGTATTAGTCGATTTTTGGGCACCATGGTGCGGTCCATGTAGGATGGTTGCACCTGTTGTAGAAGAAATCTCAAAAGACTTTGAAGGGAAAATTAAAGTTTTCAAATTAAATACAGATGAGAACCCGAATGTTGCTAGTCAATATGGAATTAGGAGTATTCCAACATTAATGATCTTTAAAGGAGGTCAAAAGGTTGATACTGTAGTTGGGGCTGTACCAAAAGCAACGCTTTCGAGCACCTTAACTAAGCATTTATAA
- the gyrA gene encoding DNA gyrase subunit A has translation MSDIIDSGKSGYSEDNDRIIQTDLRNEMSRSYLEYAMSVIVGRALPDARDGLKPVHRRILYAMYELGLTSGRPYRKCARVVGEVLGKYHPHGDTAVYDALVRMAQDFSMRMPLIDGHGNFGSVDNDPPAAMRYTESRLQSLTDESLLEDIESETVDFADNFDGSQQEPTVLPARIPQLLLNGSSGIAVGMATNIPPHNLGELINGLKSIIKNPAIEDRELFELIKGPDFPTGGQILGREGIRETFKTGRGSITMRGVANIEQVKSAGRVEKDAVIITELPFQTNKAALIERIADLVNEKKLEGISDIRDESDRDGMRIVIELKRDAYPQVVLNNLFKLTPLQNNFSANILALVKGEPTTLSLRKMLDVFLDFRVETIKRRTRFLLKKAEERDHIVKGLLVALEAMDAIINLIRSAKDTASAREKLQSDHELSSTQAEAILQMQLRRLTALESDKIKSEHDELTQKIIQYQQILNSKEQIFEIIHEELNKINERFSSPRKTEILDLGGGLDDIDLIANDRSVVLLTEAGYLKRMPVNEFESTSRGSRGKAGTKTHEDDDVKLFISCNDHDTLLLFSDRGVAYALPAYRVPMSSRTAKGTPSVQLLPIPREEKITSLVAVDSFENDCYLLMLTKAGFIKRTSLSAFSKIRSNGLIAINLEDGDALTWVRLSKEGDSVLIGSRIGMAIHFRLNLNELRPLGRTARGVKSMNLKEGDNLVSMDVLTSDLVEQLAKFDDITKEIDENLEVNSSDGPWVLIASAFGLGKRVPVTQFRLQKRAGMGLRAIKFRIKDDELVCLKVLGEGEELLFVTEKGVIVRTNADKISQQSRAATGVKLQRLDEGDHLSEVVLVPREQLDEKDQLSSGEGN, from the coding sequence ATGTCTGATATTATAGATTCCGGCAAATCTGGATATAGCGAAGATAACGATCGAATTATTCAGACCGACCTAAGGAATGAGATGTCTCGCTCTTATCTTGAGTATGCAATGAGCGTGATAGTTGGTCGTGCGCTTCCAGATGCAAGGGATGGATTAAAGCCTGTGCATAGAAGAATTCTTTATGCAATGTATGAACTTGGATTAACTAGCGGAAGACCTTACAGGAAATGTGCAAGAGTTGTTGGAGAAGTTCTTGGTAAATACCACCCTCATGGAGACACTGCTGTCTATGATGCTTTGGTTAGAATGGCACAGGATTTTTCCATGAGGATGCCACTTATAGATGGTCATGGAAACTTTGGTTCTGTAGATAACGATCCTCCTGCAGCTATGAGATATACAGAATCGCGCCTACAGTCCCTTACAGATGAAAGCTTATTAGAGGATATTGAATCTGAAACTGTAGATTTTGCCGATAACTTTGACGGTTCTCAACAAGAGCCAACAGTTTTACCCGCTAGGATTCCTCAACTACTCTTAAATGGATCATCTGGAATAGCCGTAGGAATGGCGACTAACATTCCACCCCATAACCTAGGAGAATTAATTAATGGTCTCAAATCAATAATTAAAAACCCTGCTATTGAAGATAGAGAACTTTTTGAATTAATTAAGGGTCCTGACTTCCCTACTGGAGGTCAAATTTTAGGAAGAGAGGGTATCAGAGAAACCTTCAAAACAGGAAGAGGTTCAATAACCATGAGAGGTGTAGCCAATATTGAGCAAGTTAAATCTGCTGGAAGGGTAGAAAAAGATGCAGTAATAATTACAGAACTTCCTTTTCAAACTAATAAAGCAGCATTGATAGAGAGAATTGCTGACTTGGTTAATGAGAAAAAATTAGAAGGTATTTCTGATATCAGAGATGAAAGTGATCGAGATGGTATGAGAATTGTTATCGAGCTAAAAAGAGATGCATACCCCCAAGTAGTTTTAAATAACTTATTTAAGTTAACTCCTCTACAAAATAACTTTAGTGCAAACATTTTAGCTTTAGTTAAAGGAGAGCCAACGACTCTTTCACTAAGGAAAATGTTAGATGTATTTCTAGATTTTAGGGTAGAGACAATAAAGCGTAGAACTCGATTTTTATTAAAAAAGGCAGAAGAAAGAGATCATATTGTAAAAGGCCTTTTAGTAGCACTGGAAGCTATGGACGCAATTATCAATCTTATAAGATCCGCAAAAGATACAGCTTCAGCTCGAGAAAAATTGCAATCTGATCATGAGCTATCTTCTACCCAGGCAGAAGCAATTTTACAAATGCAGTTAAGAAGATTAACAGCTTTAGAATCAGATAAAATCAAAAGCGAACATGATGAATTAACTCAAAAGATAATCCAATATCAGCAAATATTGAATAGTAAAGAACAAATTTTCGAAATCATTCATGAAGAACTTAATAAAATCAATGAAAGATTTTCTTCTCCAAGAAAAACAGAAATACTTGATTTAGGTGGTGGTTTAGATGATATAGATCTTATAGCTAATGACAGATCTGTTGTTTTATTAACTGAAGCAGGTTATTTAAAAAGAATGCCTGTTAATGAGTTTGAATCTACCAGTCGTGGGTCAAGGGGTAAAGCGGGCACAAAGACCCATGAAGATGATGACGTAAAACTTTTTATAAGCTGTAACGATCATGATACTCTCTTACTTTTCAGCGATAGAGGGGTTGCTTATGCCCTCCCGGCATATAGAGTTCCCATGAGCAGCAGAACTGCAAAAGGTACGCCATCAGTTCAACTTCTCCCAATACCAAGAGAAGAAAAAATAACTTCACTTGTCGCAGTGGATTCTTTTGAGAATGACTGTTATCTATTAATGTTAACAAAGGCTGGATTCATAAAAAGGACATCACTTTCTGCTTTCTCAAAAATTCGCTCGAATGGATTAATCGCCATTAATCTTGAGGATGGAGACGCCCTAACATGGGTCAGATTATCAAAAGAAGGTGATAGTGTTTTAATTGGATCAAGAATCGGAATGGCAATTCATTTCAGACTAAATTTAAACGAATTAAGGCCACTTGGCAGGACAGCTAGGGGGGTCAAATCAATGAACCTTAAAGAGGGAGATAATCTTGTATCCATGGATGTTTTGACATCTGATTTAGTTGAACAATTAGCTAAATTTGACGATATTACTAAAGAAATTGATGAGAATCTTGAAGTTAACTCTTCAGATGGTCCGTGGGTATTAATAGCCAGTGCATTTGGACTAGGCAAAAGAGTACCTGTAACCCAGTTTAGATTACAAAAAAGAGCAGGCATGGGTTTGAGAGCGATAAAATTCAGAATTAAAGATGATGAGCTGGTTTGTTTGAAGGTACTTGGCGAGGGAGAAGAATTACTTTTTGTCACCGAAAAAGGTGTAATAGTCAGAACAAACGCCGATAAAATCTCCCAGCAATCCAGAGCGGCTACTGGAGTAAAATTACAAAGATTAGACGAAGGTGATCATTTATCTGAAGTGGTATTGGTACCTCGAGAACAATTAGATGAAAAAGATCAACTTAGCTCTGGGGAAGGAAATTAA
- the crtL gene encoding lycopene beta cyclase yields the protein MEILDILILGSGPAALCLASELAKQDLKIKGISTKSPNEKWENTYGIWASELEELGLESLLSHRWCKTVSFFGNGENKKGDTPTKHNYDYGLINQEAFQNELLKKCKGIEWLNETAKDIKEKNKLSEVICFSGLRIKARLVIDASGHKTNFVKRPNQNEIAQQAAYGIVGKFTSPPVNKEQFVLMDFRSNHLNNEEKLASPSFLYAMDLGNETFFVEETSLASYPALSQENLKKRLFKRLNSKSIKVSEIFHEENCLFPMNLPLPFKKQFVLGFGGAASMVHPASGYMIGSLLRRAPLLAEKLAIFLKDTNLSSIELATKGWDILWPYELIQRHKLYQYGLRRLMSFDESKLRSFFSNFFRLSTNEWVGFLTNTLPLPKLIYVMSKMFINSPLKVKLGMLKLN from the coding sequence ATGGAAATACTTGATATTTTAATTTTAGGTTCCGGTCCTGCAGCATTATGTTTAGCTTCAGAATTAGCCAAGCAGGATCTTAAAATTAAGGGAATATCAACTAAATCTCCAAATGAAAAATGGGAGAATACATACGGTATATGGGCATCTGAATTAGAGGAATTAGGATTAGAGTCTTTGTTATCTCACCGATGGTGTAAAACAGTTAGTTTTTTTGGTAATGGTGAAAATAAAAAAGGTGATACTCCAACAAAACACAACTACGATTATGGTTTAATAAATCAAGAAGCCTTTCAAAATGAACTTTTAAAAAAATGTAAAGGGATTGAATGGTTGAATGAAACAGCAAAAGATATTAAAGAAAAAAATAAACTATCTGAGGTAATTTGTTTTTCAGGTTTAAGAATAAAAGCAAGGTTAGTTATTGACGCAAGTGGCCATAAAACTAATTTCGTAAAAAGACCAAATCAAAATGAAATTGCTCAACAAGCTGCTTACGGAATCGTCGGTAAATTTACATCCCCACCTGTTAATAAAGAACAATTTGTTTTAATGGATTTTCGTTCAAATCATTTAAATAATGAAGAAAAATTAGCATCTCCATCCTTTCTTTATGCAATGGATCTTGGAAATGAAACTTTTTTTGTTGAAGAAACCTCACTAGCTAGTTATCCTGCATTATCGCAAGAAAATCTTAAAAAAAGACTTTTTAAAAGACTCAATAGTAAGAGTATTAAGGTAAGTGAAATTTTTCATGAAGAGAATTGCCTTTTTCCTATGAATTTACCCCTGCCATTTAAAAAACAATTTGTACTTGGTTTCGGAGGGGCCGCAAGTATGGTTCATCCTGCATCAGGATATATGATCGGATCTTTATTAAGGAGGGCTCCACTCCTTGCAGAAAAATTAGCAATCTTCTTAAAAGACACTAATTTAAGTTCTATAGAGCTAGCGACAAAAGGTTGGGATATCCTATGGCCTTACGAATTAATACAAAGGCACAAACTTTACCAATATGGTCTAAGACGATTAATGAGTTTTGACGAAAGTAAATTAAGAAGCTTTTTTTCAAATTTCTTTAGATTATCGACCAATGAATGGGTAGGTTTTCTTACTAATACACTTCCACTTCCAAAACTGATTTACGTGATGAGTAAGATGTTTATAAATTCACCTTTAAAAGTAAAACTAGGAATGCTTAAGTTAAATTAG
- a CDS encoding 2-isopropylmalate synthase, producing MSKDPGRILIFDTTLRDGEQSPGASLNLEEKLAIAHQLARLGVDVIEAGFPFASPGDFKAVNKIANAVGKENGPIICGLARASKGDIKACYEAVSPAPKKRIHTFIATSDIHLKHKLKKSRKDVLQIVPEMVNYAKSLVDDIEFSCEDASRSDPDFLYEVIQLAISAGATTINIPDTVGFTTPSEFGKLIADINKNVPNVDEAVISVHGHNDLGLAVANFLEALKNGARQLECTINGIGERAGNASLEELVMALHVRKSFFNSFFKRNPDSPTPLTAIRTEEITKTSRLVSNLTGMTVQPNKAIVGANAFAHESGIHQDGVLKNRLTYEIIDAKTVGLSDNKISLGKLSGRSAVRARLEEMGYDLSREDLNDAFARFKDLADRKREITDRDLEAIVSEQVQLPEAKFQLSLVQVSCGNASKPTATITLLNTEDNTEDTAVSIGTGPVDAVCEALNKLAKVPNELIEFSVKSVTEGIDALGEVTIRIRRDNKIYSGHSADTDVVVAAANAYVNALNRLVFSEKKNSIHPQFDNLENPNKTFLSNYTN from the coding sequence ATGTCAAAAGATCCCGGAAGAATTTTGATATTTGATACAACTCTTCGAGATGGAGAGCAATCTCCTGGTGCCAGTTTAAATCTTGAAGAAAAACTTGCTATCGCCCATCAATTAGCAAGATTAGGAGTTGATGTTATTGAGGCTGGATTCCCTTTCGCAAGTCCAGGTGATTTTAAAGCCGTTAATAAAATTGCCAATGCCGTAGGGAAAGAAAATGGCCCTATAATTTGTGGTTTAGCTAGAGCGTCTAAAGGAGATATAAAAGCATGTTACGAAGCAGTAAGTCCAGCTCCCAAGAAAAGAATACATACTTTTATTGCCACAAGTGATATTCATCTTAAACATAAACTTAAAAAATCCAGAAAAGATGTTCTTCAAATAGTTCCAGAAATGGTTAATTATGCAAAATCATTGGTAGACGATATTGAATTTTCTTGTGAAGATGCTTCGAGGAGTGATCCTGATTTTTTATACGAAGTAATTCAACTTGCAATTTCTGCAGGAGCTACAACAATAAATATTCCTGATACTGTTGGATTCACAACTCCTAGTGAATTTGGCAAATTAATTGCCGATATAAATAAAAATGTCCCAAATGTTGATGAGGCAGTAATTTCGGTTCATGGTCATAATGATTTAGGTTTAGCGGTAGCCAATTTTCTAGAGGCATTAAAAAATGGAGCAAGGCAACTAGAATGTACTATTAATGGAATAGGTGAAAGAGCCGGGAATGCCTCTCTTGAAGAATTAGTAATGGCACTGCACGTTAGGAAAAGTTTTTTTAATAGTTTTTTCAAAAGAAATCCAGATTCACCAACTCCACTTACTGCTATAAGAACAGAAGAAATAACAAAAACCTCCAGACTTGTTTCCAACCTTACTGGAATGACTGTACAACCTAATAAAGCAATTGTGGGAGCAAACGCCTTTGCACATGAGTCAGGCATTCATCAGGATGGGGTTTTAAAAAATAGGCTAACTTATGAAATTATCGATGCAAAAACTGTTGGATTGAGTGACAACAAAATATCTTTGGGAAAACTTAGCGGAAGAAGTGCAGTAAGAGCAAGATTAGAAGAGATGGGATATGATTTGAGTCGAGAAGATTTAAACGATGCTTTTGCTCGTTTTAAGGATTTAGCTGACAGGAAAAGAGAAATCACTGATAGAGACTTAGAAGCAATTGTTAGTGAACAAGTACAGCTCCCAGAAGCCAAATTTCAATTAAGTCTTGTACAAGTAAGTTGCGGTAACGCATCTAAACCTACTGCCACCATTACGCTTCTAAACACAGAAGATAATACTGAGGATACTGCCGTATCAATAGGGACTGGACCCGTTGATGCTGTATGCGAGGCTTTAAATAAATTAGCAAAAGTTCCTAACGAATTAATCGAATTTTCTGTTAAATCAGTAACAGAAGGAATTGATGCTTTGGGCGAAGTAACAATAAGAATTAGAAGGGATAATAAAATATATTCTGGTCACTCTGCTGATACGGATGTTGTAGTTGCTGCAGCGAATGCTTACGTTAATGCTTTAAATAGGCTTGTATTTTCCGAGAAAAAAAATTCAATTCACCCGCAATTTGATAATCTAGAAAACCCGAATAAAACATTTCTATCTAATTACACCAATTAA